Genomic DNA from Vicinamibacterales bacterium:
CAAAGGTTGATGACTTTGCTCAGTGAGCCTCTGACAAACTGGATCCGTCGGCATGTCGACGGAACGAGCGCAGATGGTCTGGTTGTGGGCCTGAGTGGCGGTATCGATTCGGCGACCGTGGCCCGTCTCTGCCAACTCGCCCTGCCCGACGCTGTCGTCGGCGTAGTCCTACCCTGCCATAGTGAACCGCAGGACGCCGCCGATGCGAGGCTCGTGGCGGACCACTTCGACCTGCCTACCATCACTATCAATCTCGATGCGGTGTATGACACGCTGACCAGTGAACTGCGCGCCTCACTGGGCAATCTGCCCCAAGCGCCAGACGACCTTGAATCGCGCCTCCCATTGGCCAACGTGAAACCTCGGCTCCGTATGACCTCACTCTACTTCGTGGCGAACGCGATGAACTATCTCGTGGCCGGCACCGGAAATCGGAGCGAGGTAACGATCGGCTACTACACAAAATACGGCGACGGGGGCGTCGACCTGCTGCCTATTGGGAACCTACTTAAAGATGAGGTGCGAGACCTAGCACGGGAGCTCGAGGTTCCCACGCCCATCATCGAGAAGCCACCGAGCGCTGGACTCTGGGCGGGACAGAAGGACGAAACTGAGATGGGGTTCTCTTACGCAGAACTCGCCGCATACCTTCAGGATGGACCAGAAGCCGTATCCCCCGAGTCGGCCAAGCGTATCGGGCAACTGACGGATGCGGGCGCACACAAGCGTACGCTTCCGCCCAGACCGCCGCTCACACCAGACTAACCGTTGTCCGACTGTCCGGTCCGCAAATGCAGTTTGGACTGCTCCTTTGCGCTTTGGTGACGGGTGAGAACGGGAGCTTAGGATGCGGTGACGACACGTCGCACGGCTGCAACAATCCGCGCGGCGGAAATCCCGTACTTCTCCAGTAATTCATCAGGCTTGCCGCTGCGTGGAATCTCGGACACCGCCAGGCGATGCACGTCGATGCCGTCGGTGCCGACGGCCGCACTCACGGCATCACCGAGTCCACCGCTCACATAATGGTCCTCAACAGTGATCAGGGCGTTGCCACAGCGCTTGCCAGCTCGAATCAAGGTCGCCGCATCGATGGGCGAAAGCGAATAGGCATCGATGACGCTAATCGCAACGTCGTCCTTGGCGAGCAAGTCAGCCGCTTCCAGGGCTTCAAACACCGTTACACCAACGGCGACAACAGTCGCAACGTCGTTCGGACTCTCCCGCAACGTCTTTGATCCCCCAATAACGAACTGCTCTGATGGCGGGTAAATAACTGGGGTCTTAGGGCGTGAGGTCCGCATGTAGACCATGCCCTGGTGTGCGGCAGCCGCAGCGACAAGACGCTCAGCACTGACGCCATCGCATGGATACAGTACGGCACAGTTGGGGACCGCCCGCATCATCGCAAGGTCTTCGAGTGCCATCTGGGATGGACCATCCTCACCGATCGACACACCAGCATGCGACCCAGCGAGCTTGAGATTTAGGTTACTGATACCCGCCATGCGGATGAAGTCGTAAGCACGAGACAGAAAACACGCGAACGTGGACGGAAACGGAATAGCGCCGCGGCTGGCCAGCCCCATAGCCGCGCCCACCATAACTTGCTCGGCGATGTAGGTCTGATAAAAGCGCGCACGGTGCGCCTTTTCAAACGTCTCACTGAACGTGGAATTCTTAACGTCCGCATCCAATGCCACCACGCGCTGGTCGACCGCCCCAAGAGCGGCCAGCGCGGTGCCGTAGGCAGTCCGGGTCGCCACCTGCGCTCCTAAGTCATAGGCAGGCGCGGGCATCCCACTCACATCCACCGGGCCCGTGGGTTCCACGGGAGCATCCACAGGTGCGGCTACGGGTGGACAACTAGCGCCGTCGACCATCTGCGTTTCGAGCTCCGCAATCGCCGCGTTCATGTCATCGCCAAGCTTGAGAGCCTTGCCGTGCCACCCATCCAGTCCTTCGAACAGCGATACGCCCTTCCCCTTGAGGGTCCGAGCCAAGATCATTGTCGGGCGGCCCTGCGTATTACGCGCCTCATCGAATGCAGTCAAAATCGCGTCCAAATCGTGCCCGTCCACCAATATCGCCCGCCACCCAAACGCTTCCCATCGTTGTGCGAACTGTTCAAGCGAATGGCCCCACTGAGTCGCCCGGCTCTGACCGAGGGCGTTGACGTCAGTGATGCCACAGAGATTGTCCAGTTTGTGTTGCTCGGCGACCTGCGCAGCTTCCCACACCGACCCCTCCGCAGACTCGCCATCACCGAGGAGGACGTAAGTGCGATATGGCGATTGCAGCCGGCGAGCGTTGAGGGCAATACCAACAGCTGCACAGACACCCTGCCCCAAGGAGCCGGTTGCGACATCCACAAATGGAAGACGCGGGGTCGGATGTCCTTCCAGATCAGAGTCGACCCGGCGTAGGGCAGTGACATCTCCGACGAAACCCACCTGCGCCCATGCCGCGTAGAGCAATGGCGCGGCATGCCCTTTTGACAACACAAATCGATCACTGTGGGGATACTGTGGATTCTCGGGGTCGAACCGCATCTCCGAGAAGAATAAGGCCGCAACAACGTCAGCGGCCGAGCAACAACTGGTGGGATGTCCGCTTCCAGCGGTAGATGTCGCCCGGATCGAATCAATACGAAGGCGCGCAGCGACGTTACGCAACGCGGGCACGAGGGATGATCTATCGACCGCCAACACTCGACTCCGAAGCCAAGAGTCTACCATAGCGTCGTCCGGCAGCTAGTGCCTCGGTACAGACGCCTCCCAACAGTCCGCTATAATGCCAGCGATGATTGCGTTCAGGTATGCGTATGTGTTGCTGCTCGCACTTTGGCTTGGCGGGATGGTCGCACTGGGGGGAATTACCGCACCAGCGACCTTCGCAGTGTTGCAGCAAGATAATCCCGACACCGGACGCACGTTGGCTGGTCGGGTCTTTGGAGAGACCCTGAAGCGGTTTCACATTGCCTCCTATGCCATCGCCGGACTCCTGTTGGCTTGCTTAATCGGCATGGCGGCTCTCGGTTCGAAGCCCGTCGGTTTCGAAATCCGCTTCGTCATCATCGTGGCGATGTTACTTATCAGCCTCTATTCAGGCCGTGGGGTCTCCCCGACAATTGAACGGATGCAGCAGAAAATTGGTGGGCCAGTCGCCTCCCTGGAATCCGACGACCCACGCCGTGCCCGATTCGGACGCCTCCACGCACTATCAACAGCGTTGATGCTCGCCAACATCACGGGCGCCCTGGTCTTGCTCTACTGGGAAGCCCGACGCGGGGGCTAACCAATCCCAACTCAGTCACCTTCACTCACGGCATCTGCTTGAAAACACATGATATAGTGCCAGTGGGATGCTGGATGACATCACTCAAGCGGTGCTTGCGCATGACGAGGTTGCCCGATACCTTCGCGGTGGTCCTGGCGAAAGCGATCTTGAAGCTCGCGAACGGGTACAGGCTTATATAGAGGAACTTCGTACGACGCAGCGCTATCCATTCTACAGAGCGCTGAAGCATCCGCTGTATCCGATCCTTAGAAAAATTACGAGAGTGCCCGAGGCCGTTGAAATAGCCGAGGCCGCAACCGGCCGGGGGCGCGTGATCTATGCGTCAAATCATAAGAGCCATCTTGATTACCTTGTTGAACCACTCATTCTTGACGACCACGGAATCCGACCACCGCTAATCGCTGCCGGCATCAACCTGTTCGGCGGTGCACTGGGCCTCCTGCATCGACATGTGACTGGTGCGATCCCAATCCGACGCAACACAAAGGACCCGGCGTATCTGGTAACGCTGAAGGCCTATGTCGCAGAGCTGTTAAAGCGCCATGACTTTTTGGTCTATCTCGAAGGCGGCCGTTCATACAACGGCGCCATGAAAACACCGAAAACGGGACTGCTACATGCAGCGCTCCAAGCCGGTCGAGACGACCTAAAGATCGTCCCGATGGCCGTAGCCTACGACTTCGTACTTGAAGATCAGGTGCTAGCGCATCAGGGCGTCAAACGGCAACAGCGGCCATTTGCGCGGGAGCTCGCCGAGATGGTGCGCTACGGGGTAGGGTATCAATCTCGAGCCTTTGTTACGTTCGGTGCACCGCTTCCGTTAGGCGGTTACGATCCTGGTTCCCGTCGCGAGGTGATGGGTCTAGCCAGTCGGATCGGTGACTTGATCGGAAAGTTGCACAAGGTGCTGCCGACCGCCCTAGTCTCGGCAGCCATGCGTCCCTCCATCGAGCTTGCGGAACTGACTGACCGAATCGACGGGCTCATCGAAGTGCTGCGAAGCAATAACGCAAATCTGGCTGTCTCAACCGGTCAACAAGCCCTTGACGAGGCGATCGAACCGATGATCGAGCGAGGCATCGTGATTCTCGACGGCACAAGGTGTCGGGTACGCGAGCGGATTGTTTTGCGTTACTACGCCCGCTCAATTCAGCATCTACTCTCCCCAAGTTCCGACCAAGCGACGCACTGACTTTCCATGGTCGTGAAAGCTTTTCAACATCACTCATTGGGCCGTGGTGCGTCCGACCCGGTCACGACAGATCGTGTGCCGACACTAGGTGGATTTGTATCGATACCGGCTGGTTGGATTGTGATGGGCAGTACAGCCGGTCAGGCCGACGAGCAGCCTCTACACCGGGTGTGGGTCGATGCTTTCGAAATCGCAACCTGTGCAGTAACTCGAGAGGCATACAACGTGTTCCTGACATCCACCGGCCATCCGCATCCGCGTGATTGGGGAACACCTGCACTGTCTCGTCCAGGTCAGCCTGCGGTCGGTGTGAGTTGGAACGATGCTGTGGCATATTGCCACTGGCTATCGACCAAAGGGCAACTGGCGTGCCTACCAACGGAAGCGCAATGGGAACGCGCCGCGCGAGGACAACGACAGGGATGTCACTACCCGTGGGGCGACACGATTCCCGAGTGGGTACCCAACGGTGGTCGTGGCCCACTCGACGGCCCGTGGCCCGTGATGCTCGGAGAGCCCAACGACTTCGGGCTCTTTGGCATCGCTGCAAACATCCACGAGTGGTGTGCGGACTGGCATGCCGCAGACTTTTACAAGCGGTCCCCCGCATTGAACCCAACCGGCCCAGTCTCTGGCGTTCGCCGGGCGTCCCGAGGAGGAGCGTGGCGACACGCCACGACCGTAAGCCGTGTAGCCGCGCGGAGCAAGCTGGACCCGACCTATCGTTACACTGATTACGGCTTTCGTCTGGCGCGGCCTATGCTCCATGCACTATGAGTACCGAGGTTGAGTTCGCCATCAAGATCGCCCAAGCAGTTCGAGAGGCCGGTGGGCGCGCCTTGTTCATTGGCGGTTGGGTACGTGATCAGCTGCGCGGTCACCCCTCCCAGGATATCGACCTCGAAGTTTACGGCTTGTCCGCCGAACAACTCCGTCGCTTGCTAGCAACTTTCGGTTCGGTCAACGCCGTCGGGGAGAGCTTCACCGTCTACAAAGTGGGCTTCATCGACGTCGCACTTCCGCGCCGAGAATCGAAGAGTGGTCGCGGCCACCGTGGTTTCACGGTCACCGGCGACCCCAATCTTTCCCACAATGAAGCCTTCCGGCGTCGGGACTTCACCATTAACGCGATCGGCTGGGATCCGCTGCTTGAAGAATATATCGACCCCTACGCTGGACGCGCTGATCTCAAGGATGGTCTGCTTAGAGCCGTCGACCCGAACACGTTCAGCGACGATAGCCTACGCGCGTTGCGGGCGGTGCAGTTTGCTGCACGTTTCGAATTCAGCCTTGAGGTGGAGACGGCAAGTCTTTGCGCAAGGCTTCCCCTCGACGACCTTCCGGCCGAACGTGTATGGGGAGAATTCGACAAACTGCTTCTACTCGCATCCAAGCCGTCACAGGGATTCACGCTAGCGCAGTCACTAGGTATCATTGACCAGCTCTTCCCCGAGTTAGTCGCTCTCATAAATTGCCCGCAGGAGCCTGAATGGCATCCAGAGGGAGATGTCTGGACCCATACTTTATTGGTCATTGATGAGGCACGCAGACGTATTAATGACTTAGCGCGTCCAGCGCAGACTGCGATTATGCTTGGCGCCGTCTGTCATGATTTCGGTAAGCCGGCCACTACCCGGGTCATTGATGGCCGGATTCGATCGCTCGACCACGAGGCGGCAGGCATCCCCCCTGCGATCACCTTCCTTGATCGGTTGAACATACACACCATCGACGGTTTCGACGTGCGACATCAGGTGCTTGGCATGGTGGCTCACCACCTCAAGCCTGGGATGTGGCACCGCTCGCACGACAACGTCGGTGATGGCGCGTTTCGGCGATTAGCATCAAAAGTGGACCTAGAACTCCTTGCGCGGCTGAGTACGGCGGATTGTCTCGGCCGGACTGGTGAATTCGATTGCTCATCGATGGATTGGTTTATCGAGCGGGCCAGAAGCTTAAAGGTAGAACATGCCCCTCCGAAACCGCTACTCAAAGGGCGGCACCTAATCGCCCGAGGATGGAGTGCCGGACCAGCACTGGGAACTGTTCTCCGAGCTATTTACGAACGCCAACTCGACGGAAGTGTGACAACAGTGGAAGAAGCAATCGACCTGGCTGAAACCTGGCAACAAACCCAACGAACTGACGACTAACCAGCTAGTTCCACACAGGCGACAAGCGTCTCCGGGGCCATGT
This window encodes:
- the nadE gene encoding NAD(+) synthase, producing MTLLSEPLTNWIRRHVDGTSADGLVVGLSGGIDSATVARLCQLALPDAVVGVVLPCHSEPQDAADARLVADHFDLPTITINLDAVYDTLTSELRASLGNLPQAPDDLESRLPLANVKPRLRMTSLYFVANAMNYLVAGTGNRSEVTIGYYTKYGDGGVDLLPIGNLLKDEVRDLARELEVPTPIIEKPPSAGLWAGQKDETEMGFSYAELAAYLQDGPEAVSPESAKRIGQLTDAGAHKRTLPPRPPLTPD
- a CDS encoding transketolase, which produces MVDSWLRSRVLAVDRSSLVPALRNVAARLRIDSIRATSTAGSGHPTSCCSAADVVAALFFSEMRFDPENPQYPHSDRFVLSKGHAAPLLYAAWAQVGFVGDVTALRRVDSDLEGHPTPRLPFVDVATGSLGQGVCAAVGIALNARRLQSPYRTYVLLGDGESAEGSVWEAAQVAEQHKLDNLCGITDVNALGQSRATQWGHSLEQFAQRWEAFGWRAILVDGHDLDAILTAFDEARNTQGRPTMILARTLKGKGVSLFEGLDGWHGKALKLGDDMNAAIAELETQMVDGASCPPVAAPVDAPVEPTGPVDVSGMPAPAYDLGAQVATRTAYGTALAALGAVDQRVVALDADVKNSTFSETFEKAHRARFYQTYIAEQVMVGAAMGLASRGAIPFPSTFACFLSRAYDFIRMAGISNLNLKLAGSHAGVSIGEDGPSQMALEDLAMMRAVPNCAVLYPCDGVSAERLVAAAAAHQGMVYMRTSRPKTPVIYPPSEQFVIGGSKTLRESPNDVATVVAVGVTVFEALEAADLLAKDDVAISVIDAYSLSPIDAATLIRAGKRCGNALITVEDHYVSGGLGDAVSAAVGTDGIDVHRLAVSEIPRSGKPDELLEKYGISAARIVAAVRRVVTAS
- a CDS encoding DUF4149 domain-containing protein, with the protein product MPAMIAFRYAYVLLLALWLGGMVALGGITAPATFAVLQQDNPDTGRTLAGRVFGETLKRFHIASYAIAGLLLACLIGMAALGSKPVGFEIRFVIIVAMLLISLYSGRGVSPTIERMQQKIGGPVASLESDDPRRARFGRLHALSTALMLANITGALVLLYWEARRGG
- a CDS encoding 1-acyl-sn-glycerol-3-phosphate acyltransferase; protein product: MLDDITQAVLAHDEVARYLRGGPGESDLEARERVQAYIEELRTTQRYPFYRALKHPLYPILRKITRVPEAVEIAEAATGRGRVIYASNHKSHLDYLVEPLILDDHGIRPPLIAAGINLFGGALGLLHRHVTGAIPIRRNTKDPAYLVTLKAYVAELLKRHDFLVYLEGGRSYNGAMKTPKTGLLHAALQAGRDDLKIVPMAVAYDFVLEDQVLAHQGVKRQQRPFARELAEMVRYGVGYQSRAFVTFGAPLPLGGYDPGSRREVMGLASRIGDLIGKLHKVLPTALVSAAMRPSIELAELTDRIDGLIEVLRSNNANLAVSTGQQALDEAIEPMIERGIVILDGTRCRVRERIVLRYYARSIQHLLSPSSDQATH
- a CDS encoding SUMF1/EgtB/PvdO family nonheme iron enzyme, coding for MVVKAFQHHSLGRGASDPVTTDRVPTLGGFVSIPAGWIVMGSTAGQADEQPLHRVWVDAFEIATCAVTREAYNVFLTSTGHPHPRDWGTPALSRPGQPAVGVSWNDAVAYCHWLSTKGQLACLPTEAQWERAARGQRQGCHYPWGDTIPEWVPNGGRGPLDGPWPVMLGEPNDFGLFGIAANIHEWCADWHAADFYKRSPALNPTGPVSGVRRASRGGAWRHATTVSRVAARSKLDPTYRYTDYGFRLARPMLHAL